One Microbacter margulisiae genomic window carries:
- a CDS encoding DUF2461 domain-containing protein, translating to MSISAIIPFLRELQENNNREWFTANKEHVSGLQREFLRFTQQIIDGIALFDPEMKGVDAKNCVFRIYRDIRFSPDKTPYKTHFGAYMAAAGGRKSERAGYYLHMEPDGCFISNGIYCPDKDILKAIRQAILENMDEWEEITGNIMQYFPNQFEEEKLKKVPQGFPSDVPGADWLKYKHYTFSHPLADTFYEKKDIIPELLALFQHSVKLNQFINFTIDELHNR from the coding sequence ATGTCTATATCAGCAATTATCCCTTTTTTACGGGAATTACAGGAAAACAACAATAGGGAATGGTTTACAGCCAACAAAGAACATGTCTCCGGTCTGCAACGGGAATTTCTCCGGTTCACACAACAGATCATCGACGGTATCGCTTTATTCGATCCTGAAATGAAAGGAGTTGACGCCAAAAATTGCGTTTTCCGCATCTATCGCGACATTCGGTTCTCTCCTGATAAAACACCCTATAAAACCCATTTTGGAGCTTACATGGCTGCCGCGGGTGGAAGAAAAAGCGAACGTGCGGGGTATTATCTGCACATGGAACCTGATGGATGTTTCATAAGCAATGGCATTTATTGCCCGGACAAAGATATCCTGAAAGCCATTCGTCAGGCAATATTGGAAAACATGGACGAATGGGAGGAGATTACCGGAAATATAATGCAATATTTTCCAAATCAATTCGAAGAAGAGAAATTAAAGAAAGTGCCGCAGGGATTTCCTTCCGATGTGCCGGGTGCTGATTGGCTTAAATACAAACATTACACCTTTAGCCATCCGTTAGCGGATACATTCTACGAAAAAAAGGATATAATTCCAGAGCTACTTGCACTCTTTCAACATTCCGTAAAATTGAACCAATTTATCAATTTTACGATTGATGAGCTCCACAATCGATAA
- a CDS encoding GIN domain-containing protein: MKHLIISAFVLATTMHMQAQIVKELRVNTAGIIHTVKINDVAAVCFLAGSTYKVEIETEKANQPNVTVTETNHQLTIDAIHKQNSKRCIAYITIPNKPVTIIARNVASCYTSPNSILELDNLQFDARSVASIKMNLISNVFNCTFNAVAYAEMTGSANRCKFDFTSTTDIKMGKFKIKDLDLTAHSGISMSLYVSRQLKSDVNNVMHFDLAGHPLIVKE; encoded by the coding sequence ATGAAACATTTAATTATCAGTGCATTTGTATTGGCAACCACCATGCATATGCAAGCTCAGATCGTAAAAGAATTACGTGTGAATACTGCTGGTATTATCCATACAGTCAAAATTAACGACGTTGCCGCCGTCTGTTTTTTAGCGGGCAGCACCTACAAGGTGGAAATTGAAACAGAAAAAGCAAATCAGCCCAATGTTACAGTTACAGAAACCAACCATCAGCTTACGATAGACGCGATCCACAAACAAAACTCCAAGCGCTGCATAGCCTATATTACGATACCCAATAAACCGGTAACCATCATAGCCAGGAACGTAGCCAGTTGTTATACAAGTCCAAACAGCATCCTTGAACTCGATAACTTACAGTTTGACGCCCGATCGGTAGCCAGTATCAAAATGAATCTTATATCTAATGTTTTTAACTGCACGTTCAATGCCGTTGCCTATGCAGAGATGACAGGCTCTGCCAACCGGTGCAAATTTGATTTCACCTCCACCACGGATATAAAAATGGGGAAATTTAAGATCAAGGATCTGGATTTAACGGCCCACAGTGGTATTTCTATGAGTCTTTATGTAAGCAGGCAATTGAAGTCCGATGTAAATAATGTTATGCATTTTGACCTTGCAGGACATCCTCTTATTGTCAAAGAGTAA
- a CDS encoding YhcH/YjgK/YiaL family protein translates to MIVATLADTSLYEILHPRFKQAFDYLKQHDLSDAPVGKIVLDGENLFISVAEMEGKEMQAARTETHQKYIDIQMPLSAPETIGWIAETECSHVSQAYDTTKDIAFFEDRPTTYVTLKPGQYAIFFPQDGHAPGITKGTLKKLIVKVRVEL, encoded by the coding sequence ATGATCGTCGCTACATTGGCAGATACTTCGCTTTACGAAATATTACATCCACGCTTCAAACAAGCTTTTGATTATCTCAAACAACATGATTTAAGTGATGCCCCCGTAGGCAAAATAGTGCTTGACGGAGAAAATTTATTCATTTCAGTAGCTGAAATGGAAGGAAAAGAAATGCAGGCCGCACGCACCGAAACACATCAAAAATATATCGATATTCAAATGCCGCTCTCAGCACCTGAAACTATCGGATGGATTGCTGAAACAGAATGCTCTCATGTGTCCCAGGCATATGATACAACAAAGGATATTGCTTTTTTTGAGGATAGACCTACCACATACGTGACATTGAAGCCGGGACAATATGCAATCTTCTTTCCTCAGGATGGACATGCACCGGGCATTACCAAGGGCACACTGAAGAAACTTATTGTCAAGGTACGCGTTGAACTTTAA
- a CDS encoding M64 family metallopeptidase produces MKHIFFFFVLLLSTLTVQAQFSKYFENKTLRMDYYHSGNDTSECYTFDELIQEPYWGGSHVNLVDTMNYGDYYVKVFNVSNDSLLYSRGYSTLFREWQTTSEAKKISRTFSETVVMPYPKEDVRIELYSRDWNGIFHKKFTYVVDTGNYFIKHDRRLVYPSFDVQVKGDPAHKVDVVILPEGYTKAQMGEFINDCRKFVKDFFTVAPYTTNEDKFNFRAILAPSQQSGSDIPAQGVWVNTILNTSYYTFDSERYLMTMDDKSVRDLAANAPYDQIYILVNSPKYGGGAIYNDYSVAVNSNKKSAKILIHEFGHGFAGLADEYYNDTTTYGAFYNLSIEPWEPNITTLKHFNRKWEHLVKPGTPIPTPATKAYINTVGAFQGAGYEPRGMYRASQDCLMKTFNGDTFCPACQEAIQKMIDFCTK; encoded by the coding sequence ATGAAACACATCTTCTTTTTCTTCGTCCTGTTACTGTCAACACTGACCGTTCAGGCACAGTTTAGCAAATACTTCGAAAACAAAACCTTACGCATGGATTATTATCATAGTGGTAACGATACGAGCGAATGTTACACCTTTGATGAATTGATCCAGGAACCATACTGGGGCGGATCGCATGTCAATCTGGTCGATACCATGAACTATGGCGATTATTATGTCAAGGTGTTTAATGTCAGCAATGATTCGCTACTTTATTCAAGGGGTTATTCCACGCTTTTTCGTGAGTGGCAGACAACATCTGAAGCAAAAAAGATCAGCCGGACTTTCTCCGAGACGGTGGTGATGCCTTACCCTAAGGAAGATGTGCGCATTGAGCTCTACAGTCGCGACTGGAACGGCATTTTTCATAAAAAGTTTACCTATGTTGTCGATACGGGCAATTATTTTATCAAGCACGACCGCCGTCTGGTCTATCCGTCGTTTGATGTACAGGTGAAGGGTGATCCGGCCCATAAGGTGGATGTGGTGATTTTACCCGAAGGATATACAAAAGCGCAGATGGGTGAATTCATCAATGATTGCCGCAAATTTGTCAAAGATTTTTTCACGGTGGCTCCTTATACAACGAATGAGGATAAGTTTAATTTTCGTGCGATACTGGCTCCCTCGCAACAATCGGGCTCCGATATTCCGGCTCAAGGCGTTTGGGTAAATACCATTTTGAATACCAGTTATTATACGTTCGATAGCGAACGCTATTTGATGACCATGGATGATAAAAGTGTCCGCGATCTTGCTGCGAATGCTCCCTATGATCAGATTTACATTCTGGTCAACAGTCCGAAATATGGAGGAGGGGCTATTTACAACGACTATAGTGTAGCGGTGAATAGCAATAAGAAATCGGCTAAAATCCTGATTCATGAATTCGGGCATGGCTTTGCCGGGCTTGCCGACGAATATTATAATGACACCACAACCTACGGCGCATTTTATAACCTGAGTATTGAACCGTGGGAACCGAATATCACTACGTTGAAACACTTCAACCGGAAATGGGAACATCTGGTGAAACCCGGGACTCCAATTCCCACGCCGGCTACAAAAGCTTACATCAACACGGTTGGCGCTTTTCAGGGAGCCGGATATGAACCCAGGGGAATGTATCGTGCGTCGCAAGATTGCCTGATGAAGACATTCAATGGCGATACGTTTTGCCCTGCTTGTCAGGAAGCAATCCAAAAAATGATTGATTTCTGTACCAAATAA
- a CDS encoding EamA family transporter, protein MKWLNTWWFFALLAATFAALTAILAKLGIRGINSNLATAIRTVFILFIAWGIVFARGENIGITQLNKSNWIFLGLSGFATGLSWMFYLKALQMGKVSQVAPVDKMSVAITLLLSAVFLKEVITWKIALGALLIISGTIVLIL, encoded by the coding sequence ATGAAATGGCTCAATACGTGGTGGTTTTTCGCATTACTGGCCGCCACATTTGCAGCATTAACTGCAATCCTGGCAAAACTTGGCATCCGGGGGATTAATTCCAATTTAGCTACGGCAATCCGGACAGTTTTCATTCTGTTCATCGCTTGGGGAATTGTGTTCGCACGTGGAGAAAACATTGGGATTACCCAGTTAAATAAGTCGAACTGGATTTTTTTAGGGTTGTCAGGCTTTGCAACCGGGCTCTCATGGATGTTCTATCTCAAAGCGCTCCAAATGGGAAAAGTGTCACAAGTGGCCCCTGTCGATAAAATGAGCGTAGCCATTACTCTTCTCCTCTCTGCTGTTTTTTTAAAAGAGGTGATTACCTGGAAGATTGCGTTGGGAGCTTTGCTGATCATTAGTGGCACAATAGTGCTAATTTTGTAA
- a CDS encoding TonB-dependent receptor, whose product MKKMKKMKALPCFRRWTRTPYAVFNSLNIVVKIGVLGAAMLTASNQPVLSQAYQKTDNNSAVQLQEVQVNSDLPPTTQQLVKVVAVLTRKDIEQAAVQDLQGLLNYVQGIDLRTRGTDNVQADISLRGGTFDQTAVLLNGVNLTDPQTGHFDLDIPIDIHLIERIEILYGPGAWTAGSISFSGAIDIITRQVFPTSLFAHLSTGAHNYQQTDAYGFVNSGKWRIAAGINGTQSSGYAPNTDFRIFNAYSNIRYLTQHSGQWMMQLGAQSKDFGANSFYSPSFPDQYEQTRTLIASLQYKKQWQHWLLSANAYYRRHHDMFTLFRYPDQDTLLFIGPNYHLTDIFGASLQASYSWIAGTTTLAGDLRSEHIFSNALGNPLPHPVYDPYSGKDVFTRGALRQYASFSLKQVKNINKWTLGAGILGSGNNDFGFHVYAGGNVDYAFTQNITLGFWLHNSYRLPTFTDLYYTSPTQIGNAQLKPEEAFNTDVHLLWTPRNWTIRAAFFQRDGHRIIDWVRLPSETVWHSQNLTNVQSMGTELAIDYRPQLPWVKTIHVDYTYLDVTKSSSNYVSLYATDYLRNELRIRLVNPIWKSLEAAWQLSYHDRAGTYLDATTNQETPFNPYWLCDLKLMWERPGYQISAEADNLFNTTYFDYGNLPQPRRWIKVGLTVKI is encoded by the coding sequence ATGAAAAAAATGAAAAAAATGAAAGCACTTCCTTGCTTTCGACGATGGACACGAACGCCTTACGCTGTGTTCAACAGTTTAAACATTGTTGTCAAAATTGGTGTTTTAGGCGCTGCTATGCTTACGGCAAGTAATCAACCTGTTTTATCGCAAGCCTACCAGAAGACAGACAACAACTCTGCCGTACAATTACAGGAGGTGCAGGTGAACAGCGATTTACCGCCAACTACCCAACAATTGGTCAAAGTAGTTGCCGTCTTAACCCGTAAAGACATTGAGCAAGCGGCAGTACAAGATCTGCAAGGATTATTGAATTATGTGCAAGGCATAGACTTGCGAACCCGCGGAACGGATAATGTACAGGCGGATATAAGCCTTCGCGGTGGCACTTTCGATCAAACCGCCGTTCTTCTCAATGGTGTAAATCTCACCGATCCCCAAACAGGACACTTCGATTTAGACATTCCTATCGACATTCATCTCATCGAACGCATCGAAATTCTTTATGGCCCGGGCGCCTGGACGGCTGGTTCCATATCTTTCAGCGGTGCAATCGATATTATAACCCGGCAGGTTTTTCCAACCTCCTTGTTTGCCCACCTTTCAACAGGAGCTCACAACTACCAACAGACTGATGCATATGGCTTTGTGAACAGTGGCAAATGGCGCATCGCTGCAGGAATCAATGGAACACAAAGCAGTGGCTATGCACCAAATACCGACTTCAGAATATTCAATGCCTATTCCAATATCCGGTATCTCACACAACATTCGGGACAATGGATGATGCAGCTCGGAGCACAAAGCAAAGACTTTGGAGCCAACAGCTTCTACTCTCCAAGTTTTCCCGATCAATATGAACAAACCCGGACACTGATAGCTTCTTTGCAATATAAAAAACAATGGCAACATTGGCTCCTTTCTGCCAATGCCTACTATCGCCGGCACCATGACATGTTTACCTTGTTCCGGTATCCGGATCAGGATACTCTTTTGTTCATCGGACCAAATTATCATTTGACTGATATTTTCGGAGCATCCCTTCAGGCTTCTTATTCATGGATAGCCGGAACCACAACATTAGCAGGAGATTTACGCTCGGAACATATTTTCAGCAATGCCCTTGGCAATCCGCTGCCTCATCCCGTATACGACCCTTACAGCGGAAAAGATGTGTTTACTCGGGGCGCATTGCGTCAATATGCCTCTTTCTCATTAAAGCAGGTGAAAAACATTAACAAATGGACGCTTGGTGCCGGTATCCTCGGCAGCGGGAACAATGATTTCGGGTTTCATGTTTATGCCGGAGGAAATGTCGATTATGCTTTCACCCAAAATATAACATTGGGATTCTGGTTGCATAATTCCTACCGGTTACCAACATTTACAGATCTTTACTATACCAGCCCCACTCAGATAGGGAATGCGCAACTCAAACCCGAAGAAGCGTTCAATACCGACGTACACTTGCTTTGGACACCCCGTAACTGGACTATCCGCGCAGCATTCTTCCAGCGTGACGGACATCGCATCATTGACTGGGTTCGTTTGCCTTCAGAGACCGTATGGCACAGCCAAAATCTGACCAATGTTCAATCAATGGGTACCGAATTGGCAATTGACTATCGTCCTCAGCTCCCGTGGGTGAAGACAATTCATGTCGACTACACCTATCTCGATGTAACCAAGAGCAGCAGTAATTATGTCTCTCTCTACGCAACGGATTATTTAAGGAATGAATTACGGATACGACTCGTCAACCCTATCTGGAAATCATTGGAAGCTGCCTGGCAGCTAAGCTATCATGACCGTGCCGGGACATATCTTGACGCTACAACAAACCAGGAAACACCGTTCAATCCGTATTGGTTGTGCGATTTGAAGCTGATGTGGGAGAGACCTGGTTACCAGATATCTGCAGAAGCCGACAATCTGTTCAACACGACATATTTCGACTATGGCAATCTACCCCAGCCCAGACGTTGGATTAAAGTGGGACTAACGGTTAAAATCTAA
- a CDS encoding outer membrane beta-barrel protein, translating to MTSLNKKRNIIFNLGFYYEFPHIDGYNTIQATYYVYSGIKMLLLKEKLILSLTANDLFRTDHAKSTVLSNNIRYTFDNYGDTQYLRLAVSYRFGNKLVRVEKRNVSNEDERERVR from the coding sequence ATGACTTCACTAAATAAAAAAAGGAATATAATATTCAACCTGGGTTTTTACTATGAATTTCCTCACATTGACGGATATAATACGATACAAGCTACTTATTATGTATATTCCGGCATTAAGATGCTTTTGTTAAAGGAAAAATTAATTCTGTCATTAACAGCAAACGATCTGTTCAGGACAGATCATGCAAAATCTACTGTTCTCTCAAATAATATTAGATATACATTTGATAATTATGGTGATACGCAGTATTTACGTCTGGCGGTAAGCTACAGATTTGGGAATAAGCTTGTCCGGGTAGAAAAGCGTAATGTAAGCAATGAAGATGAACGGGAAAGAGTAAGATAA
- a CDS encoding nucleoside recognition domain-containing protein → MLNYIWIGFFLIAFLVAGIQFIFTGDYTVFERIVNATFDMAKFSVMDIALPLAGVMTLWLGLMNIGERAGAIRFLSRLVAPFFEKLFPEIPKGHPASGQLVMNFSANMLGLDNAATPIGLKAMQSLQELNPNKETASNAQIMFLALNTAGLTLLPISIMAQRAILGAKNPTDVLLPILIATYAATLTAILYVGIRQRLNLWNRTVMGWLGTLTIGIGLLVYGFSRLTPQQMTMVSSIVGNVLLISIIAAFMIGGLIKKINVYEAFIQGAKQGFETALKTIPYLVGMLVAIGAFRASGAMDLLINGIAWIFHSMHLNTDFVAALPNALMKPLSGSGAKALMVETMKTYGADSFPGHLSCIFQGAADTTFYIVALYFGSVGINKTRYAISAGLLADLAGAITAIIVAYLFFR, encoded by the coding sequence ATGTTAAACTACATTTGGATTGGGTTTTTCTTGATTGCCTTTCTTGTTGCTGGCATCCAGTTTATTTTCACTGGTGACTATACGGTTTTTGAACGTATTGTAAACGCCACATTCGACATGGCAAAATTCTCAGTCATGGATATTGCGTTACCTTTGGCCGGAGTAATGACGCTTTGGCTGGGCTTGATGAATATAGGGGAGCGCGCCGGCGCCATTCGTTTTTTATCCCGTCTTGTCGCTCCATTTTTTGAAAAACTTTTTCCTGAAATTCCGAAGGGTCACCCGGCAAGTGGTCAGTTAGTGATGAACTTTTCAGCCAATATGCTTGGCCTCGATAATGCTGCTACTCCTATTGGCTTGAAAGCTATGCAAAGTCTGCAGGAACTGAACCCAAACAAAGAAACTGCCTCCAATGCCCAAATCATGTTTCTGGCATTGAACACGGCAGGACTGACACTTTTGCCCATCTCCATCATGGCACAACGCGCCATTTTGGGAGCTAAAAATCCCACGGACGTTTTACTCCCCATTTTAATTGCCACTTACGCCGCAACATTAACAGCCATTTTATATGTAGGCATCCGGCAACGCCTTAACTTATGGAATCGTACTGTTATGGGTTGGCTGGGAACTTTAACGATAGGGATCGGCCTTCTTGTTTATGGATTTTCACGACTAACTCCACAACAAATGACGATGGTCTCGAGCATTGTGGGAAATGTTTTGCTGATTTCTATCATCGCTGCTTTCATGATCGGAGGGCTGATCAAGAAAATCAATGTTTACGAAGCTTTTATTCAAGGAGCAAAACAGGGCTTTGAAACCGCATTGAAAACCATTCCCTATTTAGTCGGGATGTTGGTGGCCATTGGCGCCTTCAGAGCTTCAGGAGCCATGGATTTACTCATCAACGGGATTGCCTGGATATTTCACTCCATGCATCTGAATACTGATTTTGTAGCCGCATTACCGAATGCTTTGATGAAACCTTTAAGCGGAAGCGGAGCAAAAGCATTAATGGTTGAAACGATGAAAACATATGGAGCAGATTCTTTCCCCGGCCATTTATCATGCATTTTCCAGGGAGCTGCAGATACAACTTTCTATATTGTAGCCCTTTATTTTGGTTCTGTAGGTATCAACAAAACCCGCTATGCTATTTCCGCCGGTTTGCTTGCCGACCTGGCAGGAGCCATCACGGCTATTATTGTTGCCTATCTTTTCTTTAGATAA
- the aroA gene encoding 3-phosphoshikimate 1-carboxyvinyltransferase — translation MMYALTPPTRLRGTIDLPTSKSISNRALLLSSLAGNTLPLSKIATCDDTTVMQKALQKDHHTIDIGAAGTAMRFLSAYFATQEGVWTLTGSARMKQRPIRLLVEALNAIGADIRYLEKTGFPPLKITGKALQGGNLTLEGNVSSQFISALLMIAPTMQQGLSLTLNGEIISQPYIHMTLKMMESFGVKAEWETQHIIIKPQPYHPTSFVVESDWSAASYWYGMAALMPDSDMTLIGLQKDSMQGDSKVVELFQLLGVHSEFTEHSVHIFSTGEKITFLSYDFVNQPDIAQTFAVTCCLLDIPFRFEGLKSLIIKETNRIAALKAELLKIGYIINDPEEGVLEWNGTKTSFNVPAVIETYDDHRMAMSLAIAALKHQIIIAHPEVVSKSYPNFWKDVEQVGFLIQPK, via the coding sequence ATGATGTACGCACTTACCCCTCCTACCCGGCTTCGGGGAACCATTGATTTACCAACTTCCAAAAGCATAAGCAATCGTGCGTTGCTTTTGTCGTCTTTGGCTGGAAATACATTACCCCTCTCCAAAATTGCTACTTGTGACGACACAACGGTAATGCAAAAAGCCTTGCAAAAAGACCACCACACAATAGATATCGGAGCAGCAGGAACTGCCATGCGTTTTTTATCTGCTTACTTTGCGACTCAGGAAGGGGTCTGGACATTAACAGGAAGCGCACGTATGAAACAACGGCCAATCAGATTGTTGGTCGAAGCGCTTAATGCCATTGGAGCAGATATCCGTTATCTTGAAAAAACAGGATTTCCTCCTTTGAAAATTACAGGGAAAGCCCTTCAAGGGGGAAATCTCACACTGGAAGGTAACGTTAGCAGCCAGTTTATTTCAGCCTTGCTGATGATTGCCCCCACAATGCAACAAGGCTTGTCGCTCACATTGAATGGAGAAATTATTTCGCAGCCATACATTCATATGACGCTGAAAATGATGGAATCATTTGGAGTAAAAGCTGAATGGGAGACTCAACATATTATTATAAAACCTCAGCCTTATCATCCAACATCTTTTGTTGTTGAATCCGATTGGTCGGCTGCTTCTTACTGGTATGGTATGGCAGCTTTGATGCCCGATAGTGATATGACCCTTATAGGTCTGCAAAAAGACAGCATGCAAGGCGATTCAAAAGTAGTTGAATTATTTCAATTACTAGGCGTTCACTCAGAATTTACGGAGCACAGCGTTCATATCTTTTCAACAGGAGAAAAAATAACATTCCTCTCTTACGATTTTGTCAATCAGCCTGACATAGCACAAACATTTGCGGTTACATGTTGTCTGCTGGATATTCCTTTTCGTTTTGAAGGCTTGAAAAGTTTGATTATCAAGGAAACAAACCGGATCGCTGCTCTAAAGGCCGAATTATTGAAAATAGGATATATCATCAATGATCCTGAAGAAGGCGTTTTAGAATGGAATGGAACAAAAACTTCATTTAATGTGCCTGCTGTGATTGAGACTTATGACGATCACAGGATGGCCATGTCACTTGCTATCGCGGCACTAAAACATCAGATCATCATTGCTCATCCTGAAGTAGTAAGCAAATCATATCCAAACTTTTGGAAAGACGTAGAGCAAGTTGGATTTTTAATTCAACCTAAATAG
- a CDS encoding alpha amylase C-terminal domain-containing protein — MPPLTIIQQDPWLQPFEKAIEGRHQQAIDKEQELTGGKTSLADFASGYLYFGLHHTPSGWIFREWAPHATAIYLIGDFNNWQQHHEFKLEPREHGIWEINLPLEAIHHGQLYKLMIHWDGGSGERVPAWARRVIQDEHTKIFSAQVWEPAEPYEFKHIQFKPTLDPLLIYECHIGMSGESESIATYNDFREKILPRVISLGYNCLQIMAIQEHPYYGSFGYHVSSFFASSSRFGTPDELKQLIDEAHQAGIAVIMDIVHSHAVKNEVEGLALFDGTPDLYFYSGSKREHPAWDSLCFDYGKNEVLHFLLSNCKYWLDEYHFDGFRFDGVTSMLYYSHGLGESFTNYNDYYNGHQDDNAICYLTLANKVIHQVNPSAITIAEEMSGLPELSTSFEHGGMGFDYRMAMGIPDFWIKLIKEKRDEEWSPGEIFWELTNRRINEKTVSYAESHDQALVGDKTIIFRLIDSDMYWHMQIGDATLTVNRGIALHKMIRLITATTMNGAYLNFMGNEFGHPEWIDFPRAGNGWSYKFARRQWGLLDNKRLFYHCLNDFDQAMIHLIRQTPQFNLGNISLLWDKSDDQVLAYQRNNLVFIYNFNPVRSFTGYGILTTPGRYLVVLNSDAKRFGGFELVDETIPHLTQFDPLYKDQNKEWLKVYLPSRTALVLKRES, encoded by the coding sequence ATGCCTCCACTCACGATTATACAACAAGACCCTTGGCTTCAACCATTTGAAAAAGCTATTGAAGGCCGGCATCAACAGGCTATCGATAAAGAGCAGGAACTTACAGGAGGGAAAACTTCCCTGGCTGATTTTGCTTCCGGATATCTTTATTTCGGATTGCATCACACTCCTTCCGGTTGGATTTTCCGTGAATGGGCGCCTCACGCTACTGCTATTTACCTCATCGGGGATTTCAATAACTGGCAACAACATCATGAATTTAAGCTGGAACCTCGCGAACATGGTATCTGGGAAATCAACCTCCCATTAGAAGCCATTCATCACGGGCAACTGTACAAATTGATGATACATTGGGATGGCGGTTCGGGAGAACGGGTGCCTGCATGGGCACGACGTGTAATTCAGGATGAACATACCAAGATTTTCAGCGCTCAGGTGTGGGAACCCGCCGAGCCTTATGAATTTAAGCATATCCAGTTCAAACCAACTCTCGATCCATTATTGATTTACGAATGTCATATAGGCATGTCGGGAGAATCAGAATCGATTGCTACGTACAACGATTTCCGGGAAAAGATATTGCCCCGCGTAATATCATTGGGATACAATTGCCTACAAATCATGGCTATTCAGGAGCATCCTTACTATGGATCGTTCGGGTACCATGTATCGAGCTTTTTTGCCTCCTCTTCACGTTTTGGCACTCCAGACGAGCTTAAACAACTTATCGACGAGGCTCACCAAGCAGGCATAGCTGTAATTATGGACATCGTTCATTCACATGCTGTTAAGAATGAAGTAGAAGGATTAGCTTTGTTTGACGGGACTCCCGATCTTTACTTCTACTCCGGTAGTAAACGTGAACATCCAGCCTGGGATTCATTATGTTTTGATTACGGCAAAAATGAAGTGCTTCATTTTTTGCTTTCCAACTGCAAATACTGGCTTGATGAATATCATTTCGACGGATTCCGTTTCGACGGTGTTACATCCATGCTCTATTACAGTCACGGACTTGGAGAATCCTTTACAAACTATAATGACTATTACAATGGTCATCAGGATGACAACGCTATTTGCTATCTCACTTTAGCCAACAAAGTCATCCATCAGGTTAATCCCAGTGCCATCACCATTGCAGAAGAAATGAGCGGATTACCAGAGCTTTCGACATCGTTTGAACACGGTGGTATGGGATTCGACTACCGCATGGCGATGGGAATTCCTGATTTCTGGATTAAACTGATCAAAGAAAAACGTGACGAAGAGTGGAGTCCGGGAGAAATATTCTGGGAATTGACCAACCGACGGATTAACGAAAAGACGGTAAGCTATGCCGAAAGCCACGATCAGGCTTTGGTTGGAGACAAGACCATCATCTTCAGATTGATCGATTCCGACATGTACTGGCATATGCAGATCGGCGACGCTACGCTAACTGTAAACAGAGGCATTGCTCTGCACAAAATGATACGGCTCATCACGGCAACTACCATGAATGGCGCTTACCTCAACTTTATGGGGAATGAATTCGGGCATCCGGAATGGATTGACTTTCCGCGTGCTGGGAATGGATGGTCATACAAATTTGCCCGCCGACAATGGGGATTGCTCGACAATAAAAGGTTATTCTACCATTGCCTGAACGATTTCGACCAAGCCATGATTCATCTCATAAGACAAACACCTCAGTTTAATTTAGGTAATATCTCTTTATTGTGGGATAAGAGCGACGACCAAGTACTGGCATATCAACGCAATAATTTAGTATTTATCTACAACTTCAATCCTGTCCGTTCCTTTACCGGATACGGAATATTAACCACACCTGGACGCTACTTGGTGGTGCTCAACAGTGATGCAAAACGTTTCGGGGGATTTGAACTGGTAGACGAAACCATCCCTCACCTCACCCAATTCGACCCTCTTTACAAAGACCAAAACAAGGAATGGCTTAAGGTTTATCTCCCATCGCGAACTGCTTTAGTGCTAAAACGGGAATCCTGA